TTGTTGTCCACTTTGTCCACTACAAAAGGAAATGTGATCTTTTGTATGTAACAGTCATGTCAAAAGGCTGCCATCTTCATACAATCAAGAGACTAGTAGAAACTTTGCAACCTTGGTAattctacttttctttaaaacatttcataaGCTAGTTTTTCTGAAGTCTCATTCCTTTTCAACTGTTCTAAATGGGTTTAATctctaaaaagttattttaatacaTGTTCATTTACATAACTATATCCCTTCCAACGTGTCCACCTATAACTTTAAGCGCTAGATATAAGCATATTAAAAGGTAAAACCATTGTCTTATTTTGTATCTTCCCAATGCCTGTCTCTGAAAACTTCTTTAGCACAGTATTTTCTTCCAGAATATGGAATATGTGAACTTTCTTAGAAAGTCATTACTGAAATTGTACAGGAATTGTGTCTGTTTACACAcaggttttaaaaatggaatctaTTAATAATTTTCCATAGATGATGTCACAGTCTTCTCTACGTCACCAGATATAAAGGCATCGGTGTCATTCCATGCCAATAAATAGATCTCTTTTAATAGCTGTATGGTATTTCCTTAATACTTTCCTTGGATTAGGATAACAAGGGAAATCTTATTCCTGACTCCATTTAATTGGTATTCTACTCTACTTGTTCTCTCTTCAGGTGGCACTGAGCAGCACCTCTACTTTGAGCTGCAAAATGTGCAGATTTGGCCAACTTAGTTCTCCAAAGTGGCCTCATTCCAACTGCATCCCTCACTAAACTTGTCTCACCTATTCCAGGAAGACAGGTTATAGCCATGCTACCAGAATAGATTTTTCTTGTTACACACTTTTCTTCACACCACACTGCTCACTTCCAAGAATGACCTAATGGGTTGTCTCCTCCTCCTATTCAGTGACCAATTTGAGTCCCTCTTCTCTGAAGCATTCCACAAGTACCACAGCCCACAGTAATCCCTTCCTCTTTAAGCTCCAAGAATGGGATTTTCCAATGAGGGTATGTATGTCATACTACAAACTGTCTGTCACTGTGCACGATGTATCTACATCTAGATTTTAAACTGAAGAAGGGTCACTTCTGCCACTTTTCACACAGAACTTTATTTAAAACACTGACTCAAATAGAGAACAATATGTTTAAACAATGAATAGCACGGTAACTTACACAGGCGGCTCAGTTCACTAGAAGCTCAATACTGAAAAATACAGCAATCTGGACAGCAAGACAAATATCAACAAATTTTTTCAGCACTAATAATCATTTGGCATCCACAAAATGATCCAGCTCaaacaaagaattggacaacGTTAACATCAGCATTAAAGTATAAGTTACAATAAAAAACCAGACTGAAAACCAAAGCACTACTCAGGGTTCTTTGGGAACATAAGGCTGATCAGAGGCAGGTGGATAATCATATTAGCTTTGCTGTCCCACCTCAGGATCACTTTGATTGTTTATTTGGACTTGCAGTTCCTCAGCTAACTTCTCAAATTCATGGAACGCAGAAATAAGCGGCTCAAGACTGAAATCATCATCAATTAAGGCCATTGTTCcattttttataatattactGATATTCTGAAACATTTTAATAACAATTTGAATGTTATCATTTGTCTCTTCTATGTTAAAGAGACCCACAAATATTGATAGAGCCTTGGCACTAAACAGTTTTTTTGCCACCATGGGATTTTCAGACAAATTCAATAGCATTTTCAGAACGTGAAACTTTGTTCTTGCATTGCCTGTGgttaataaggaaagaaatccaGACATATAATTGGAAACCAGTGTGTGATAGTCAGTAGTTGAGGTGAGGTGTCTAAGCATCCTTAACCCAAGCACCTGCTCAGGGGAACCCACGCTATGAGCAAGGGTTTCCTCACACACTTGACACACAAATGTCTCAATCATGTTCAGATTTGGGTAAGGTGGAGCCATGTGAATCATATTTTCCAGAAAACTTGTCCTAACTCGGGAGGAGGGATAATTGAGTAAGGTTTCAATAAGTGAGACAACACCTGAATCACGAATGAAATCACGAGTAAATTGAGAAGCAGTTCTCATACCCATTGCAATCTTAGATATTTCATGAATAAAAGGATCTCGTATTTTGTCCATTAATAGGAGGAGTTCTTCAAACTCTGCAGGACCAATTTTAAGCTCACACTGTATGCAGCTGCAGGACCAACTCTCAGGCTGTGCACTCTCCTTGGCCCTAAGATGCTCCCGAATTTCCCTGACTGACCGGTAGGATGGATCATATTGAAATGGGAACTCAGAGTCAGGTTGATCAGACTGAAGCAAAGATTCCTGCTCTTCCCCTTCTGGGGTAACTTCCACATTCTTGGGCTTTCCCTCAAATAGTTCAGTGTATACAGATGTTGTTGCTTCTTCAGGAATTCTAAATGGGCTTGGGGATGGGAAGCCAACCCCATGACAAGGACCAGGTTTGAATTCGACAGTGACCTCTTCCCAGGTTTTGGGCCTGGAAGATACGTTAACTTCTTCCTCAGCTGCATCTCTGAACCTGGGACTAGCCTTGTACACAGGACGAGGATTTAAGTCAAAGCAGGCCTCATCCCTGTCCCAGAACCAGGACCCAAATATGGCCTCTTCTTCAGACTCTGGTCTGGTCTCTTCTCTGGCCACAGCTCCCAAACTAGAATTCTCCTCAGTCCAGAACAACGATCCACCAATGGCTCCCTCCTCAGCCCCTGCCTCAGATTCACAGATGGCTGAAGCTCCAGCCTCCATACTGGCCTCTTTTTCTGCCCAGAACCAGGACCCAATAATGACCTCCTCCTCAAACCTGGGTTCTTGTTTGACCCTGTCACTGTTATTAACAACTTTCTGGGTCCTGGGCTTCAAGACAGTATTAGGCTCTTCCTTGTCTCTGGGTCTGAATCTACTATTGGCCTCTTCTTCAGGCAAAAACCAAGATTCCTTATAGTACTCATCTTCAGACTCAGATTCAAAGAAGTCCTCTCTTTTTGCCCGGAGCTTGGACCTCATATTTGCCTCATCCCTGATTCTGGACCTGAACAAGTTATTGGTATTTTCTCCAGCCCACAAGCAGAATGGGTTGCCAGACTCCTCCTCAgacccagaccaggaatcaataAAGGGATCTTGCTTGGATCTGGGCCTGGATCTGGGATTAGGCTGATGTTTGGCCCTGTGCCTAGACCTGGTATTGGCCTCTTCCCTAGGCCATGATCTGATACTGGCCTCTTCTCCAGCCCAAAAAGACGACATTGTAGAGGTCTCATCTGCTGACCAGAATCCAGACTCACTAGAAGCCTCCTCTCTGGCCTTAGCCCTGGGATAGCACCAAGACCCCATACTAGTTTCCTCCCCAGACCCAAACCAGGGTTGGATTCCTGTCTGAACCTGGGAGCTAGGAAAGGTCTCACTGTCCACATTGACCAGTTCCCTATCCACGGATAGGGCCATAGGTTTAGTGACTGACCCAGACTCGGTACTGACCAATGGCCAGGCTACTACACTGGTTTGGGGCATGCCCTCTGCTTGCAACATTGCCTCAGCCCCAAATTCAGTCTGAGCCCAAACTTGGGCTTCATCTTTGGGTCTTGCTCCAGGGATTGCCCTGGCTTCAGTCTTAGGACGTGCCTTGCCTACTGCCCTGGCCTCAGTTTTGGGCCTTGCTCCTGCCATTGCCTGGAATTCAGTTTTAGGCCTTGCCCCAGCCATTGGCTGCAACTCCGTTCTGGGCCTTGCTCCAGCCACTGTCTGTGACTCAGTTTTAGGCCTTGCCCCAGCCATTGCCTTGGACTCAGTTTTGGACCTTGCCCCAGATGTTGCCTGGTTCCTAACCTTTGGTCTGACCACCATTGGAacttcattctctctctcagcCCCACCTACAACCTCTTCTCCAGGCTTCTTTTCAGGCTTGGCCTGGGCAACAGGCTCAACTTCAGCCCCAGTCATAGTACAGTTACAGAAAAGACCTGGTTAAATACCTCAATCCAAGTCTCAGTCTCTACCACAGATCTGTCACAGTTCTGAATCCTCACACTGTGTAATCTCTAGATGATTCAGACAATAGAGGTAGAAACAAAAGTTAAGAGTCAACACCAGTCCAGAACTCAATCAGCCTCCTTTCCAATACCAGTCCCAGCCAATATCACAGGGTGCAGAAGACCAACCAAGCTGGGAGAGGATGGATGGTTCCCCAGGGCAGGGTGCAGACCTGTCGATGGTGATGGTCAGCAGCAATTCCAACACCACCAGAGCTGCCACTGGAAGTCAATCTAGGAAGCAAGAATAACATGGGACATTGAATCTCTTCCAACTGTGTCACTCCATGCAAAAACTCACACAGAGAGACTGGACCTTAAAAGCTTGGTGGGAAAGTCAGGCTATTAGAAAGTCTCTCTGTCATCCTCATTTTACCCAAACATACTCTAACTCCAGAGATGCCACATTGCTTTGCTCGCTACAACACACATGCATAAATAGTGTGAAAGTATCTTGGCAATGGGAGAGGCTGAGGAGCCCCAAGACCAGACCCTAATCACTCTTGGACCTGTGTTTGTCTTTACTACCTCACCCAAAAGCTGTACCCACTCTCATACCTGCACTAATGTGGCACAATCTTCCTCTCCTTGTTTTGTTTCAGTGGTATTAGGCCTTATGCAAACAGCAGGCTGTCCTATGGATAAATAAACATACAGTAAAAATGGAGTCTGACTGCTTGGTTGACAGGCAGACACCCTGACCCTGGATACAAATCCCTCTTTTTGTTTAAGTGTCTAATTTGtctaatgttttctttctcttggtcCCTGCTCTCTGGTCTGCTCCTCCCATTCACTGCCCAATGCACACCTACCCAACAATCCTAACACTCCTGCAGGACAGGAAATGGTCAAGGGATTCTGCAGCAGCATGCAAATCTAAAAGAGAGGAGATGTGAATCAGCGACACCCAACTAGATGGAAAACACTTGTCAATCTTCCTCTGTagctgtcccctgcattgctccTCTTTGCACAGACCTTCAGAGATTTcagtctcttccttctttccttccttgcaGAAGTAACCAGTCTTAAAGACAGTCTATGgacaaaagatgaaaaagacagtCAGAAGACCAAGGTAGCAACTAAGAGGCTGGTGGACAGACCAACACCGAGTATGGAAATTCATATGCTGTCTTTCAATATTTAGAGTCCTCTTAGTagaatattctcattttatttaggtCCGGTATTTCAGCAGTCCAGATAACAAACAGCATCTCTTGACGTCACATTTTTCGCATTACTCCCTTCTCCTATTACGAGGATTCACCACTAGGTGCGCCACATCCCTTTGCCTTACGCAGCATAAATTGGGGGAAGGGTGCCCACATATTCTAGAAAACAGGTTGTGCAGTGGCACCTGAATTTATGATTTCTGTCCCACCTTTACCTCCCAGTTCATTTTTTCCACCCCCAATTCTGGACTGCGAAGAGGAAGGAAGGCAAGGGAACTGTGTAAAACCCTGGTAGACaagaaatttacaaaatattCCTGCATGCCTGACCTGTGCTGGTCGCAATCACCCCACCCCGATTCAGATGTCCAGTCAACGGCTgctgcccacccccgccccccatacACCTTCAGAAAAACAGGTCTTTTCCCCGTCCTTCGTTTTCCTCAAGCCTCTCTACAGATGCAACCCGTGGCCTGAAACTGCCAGACCTACTGCACAGACAGTAGACTCTGGCGTCAAAAAGGTGCCTGTGGGAAAGGACAGCACCCGGCACGAGGGGTCCGGCAAGCCCCTTGGCAGGATCATAGCCCGGGCTGCTCCCGTCCCAGCTCCGGCGACCTCCTCGGAGCGCCCACCTGGGCTCCCTCCGCCATTTCGCCCATAGCAGCTTCCCGCACAGCCCTCTCCCCGCACAGGCAAGTCGAGGGCGGGGCACAGGCACCCGGAAAGCCCGTCAGGGACTAGTCCGCGCCGCACGACTCCCCAGCATCCGAGGGAACCCCTACAGCCAAGACCCCGCGGCCTCGGGCCCGGCCCGCGCCGGTCGCCGTCGTGTCAGGGCCAGGGGTCCCCCAGCGCTGCGCATCTCTTTAAAGATCCCGCTCCGCTCGCCTCCCCGTCCTCACGCTGCCAGGGACAGGCTGTGAGCCGCTCGTCGCCCCACGACACCCCCCACTTGCCTTCGCAGGCGCAGGGTCGCAGCTCTCCTCTCGCTTCCCACCGCTCGCCGTGCGGGCGGAATGGAAAAGAAGCGTCCCCACCTCCCGCGCCGCTGCGCCAAACCGGGTAGGGGCTGCGCAGGCTGCGACACCGACGGCTCGCGGCGAGGGTGTCGGGAAGAGGGGCGGAGGGATACGGCACGAATGGGCTCGACGCCCCCTCGCAGGCCCACCGTAGTTCCGACCCAGAGTGGGCGGGGCCGGGAAGAACGCCAACCTGAGGGGCGGGGCCACGCCAGCCCTCCGCTTCCCCCCGTGGGGTGACCACCCCCACGCCTCTGGCCCTGCAGCGTAGAGGGGTCGCGGGCCGGGGCCGGGAGGGTCGCGAGGGGTCGCACTGCAGGGAGCAGCGGATGGATACAGGCCGCCccgcagtgtgtgtctgtgtctgtgtgtgtgaacctGCAGACTTTTCGGTGTTCGTCCCCTCCCTTCCATCACTCCGGCCATGCTTCTTGGGCACGGGGGGCTGCTTTCACCTTCAGGGGCTGGAGGAAAGTGGGAGGGGGCGCCTGTGGCGGCCGAGCCCCTGCCCCTCTTCTAAGGGAAGGCAGCCCCTGACAGACCTCTGGCTGAGGAGACAAACCACTTGTCTGCGCCAGTGTCCTCATTCTTTCTGCCACACTGCTGTCCTCTCAGTCGCTGTGGTGGCACACTTTACCATTTCACTGTCCCCACAGTTGCCCAGGAAAGAGGACCTTTCCCTGACAGGACCCGCACCTGCTCAGACAATGCTGTTTCTCACCCCACAGCCAGGGGTCCGGCACCATGTAGGGGCAGTCCTGGCTCTTCCTGGCTTCTGTCAGGTCATCTCTTGCAGGGGATTCCAAGGGCTCCT
This Budorcas taxicolor isolate Tak-1 chromosome X, Takin1.1, whole genome shotgun sequence DNA region includes the following protein-coding sequences:
- the GPRASP2 gene encoding G-protein coupled receptor-associated sorting protein 2 encodes the protein MTGAEVEPVAQAKPEKKPGEEVVGGAERENEVPMVVRPKVRNQATSGARSKTESKAMAGARPKTESQTVAGARPRTELQPMAGARPKTEFQAMAGARPKTEARAVGKARPKTEARAIPGARPKDEAQVWAQTEFGAEAMLQAEGMPQTSVVAWPLVSTESGSVTKPMALSVDRELVNVDSETFPSSQVQTGIQPWFGSGEETSMGSWCYPRAKAREEASSESGFWSADETSTMSSFWAGEEASIRSWPREEANTRSRHRAKHQPNPRSRPRSKQDPFIDSWSGSEEESGNPFCLWAGENTNNLFRSRIRDEANMRSKLRAKREDFFESESEDEYYKESWFLPEEEANSRFRPRDKEEPNTVLKPRTQKVVNNSDRVKQEPRFEEEVIIGSWFWAEKEASMEAGASAICESEAGAEEGAIGGSLFWTEENSSLGAVAREETRPESEEEAIFGSWFWDRDEACFDLNPRPVYKASPRFRDAAEEEVNVSSRPKTWEEVTVEFKPGPCHGVGFPSPSPFRIPEEATTSVYTELFEGKPKNVEVTPEGEEQESLLQSDQPDSEFPFQYDPSYRSVREIREHLRAKESAQPESWSCSCIQCELKIGPAEFEELLLLMDKIRDPFIHEISKIAMGMRTASQFTRDFIRDSGVVSLIETLLNYPSSRVRTSFLENMIHMAPPYPNLNMIETFVCQVCEETLAHSVGSPEQVLGLRMLRHLTSTTDYHTLVSNYMSGFLSLLTTGNARTKFHVLKMLLNLSENPMVAKKLFSAKALSIFVGLFNIEETNDNIQIVIKMFQNISNIIKNGTMALIDDDFSLEPLISAFHEFEKLAEELQVQINNQSDPEVGQQS